A window of the Phaseolus vulgaris cultivar G19833 chromosome 5, P. vulgaris v2.0, whole genome shotgun sequence genome harbors these coding sequences:
- the LOC137835921 gene encoding protein LATERAL BRANCHING OXIDOREDUCTASE 1-like isoform X1, giving the protein MKTSMDFRAPPPSPVASARRTSSLSNDDVFRRFLETSLRLPSINNHHQKPLPKVDFRSLCSDDALRHVISDSFTAVGCFQLLNHGIPLDVIASPAEASIAIFQVPPEKRGGATRSAESPWGFEEDDEFVWGRDKEFNLRMQRISPTGYSNFNKKMENLVARIEKVAEKILQVIFDDSPHKVANSVDMIGGTLCSVYKHCSAKMSGECGNSVIRMLIRGNQYSHCLCLHLCDGSSEFQVYSKKGWLSFFPEKGALVITAGDQTQMLSDGHYKQVIGRPIFEGEKEDYISMAFLYSLPNNKNNFQKSRERTISLGLQLILAMILTLLYHVLIFVYNFF; this is encoded by the exons ATGAAGACTTCAATGGATTTCCGAGCCCCGCCGCCATCTCCCGTGGCCTCTGCCAGGCGAACCTCCTCGCTCTCCAACGACGACGTTTTCCGCCGATTCTTGGAGACCTCTCTCCGTCTCCCAAGCATCAACAACCACCACCAAAAGCCACTTCCAAAGGTTGACTTTCGCTCCTTATGCTCCGACGACGCTCTTCGTCACGTCATTTCGGACTCTTTCACTGCTGTCGGGTGCTTCCAGCTGCTCAACCATGGGATTCCACTGGACGTGATCGCGTCGCCGGCGGAAGCTTCCATCGCAATTTTCCAGGTGCCGCCGGAGAAGCGAGGCGGCGCGACGAGGTCAGCGGAGAGTCCGTGGGGTTTCGAGGAAGATGATGAGTTCGTGTGGGGAAGAGATAAGGAGTTCAACCTCAGAATGCAGCGAATTTCGCCAACCGGATATTCCAATTTCAa TAAGAAGATGGAGAATCTTGTGGCCAGGATAGAGAAGGTGGCGGAGAAAATTTTGCAAGTGATATTCGATGATTCTCCCCATAAAGTTGCAAACTCTGTGGACATGATTGGTGGGACGCTTTGTTCTGTTTATAAGCACTGCTCTGCTAAGATGTCAGGAGAATGTGGTAACTCTGTGATTAGGATGCTGATTAGAGGAAACCAATACTCTCATTGCTTGTGCTTGCATCTATGTGACGGATCTTCTGAGTTTCAGGTTTACTCTAAGAAAGGTTGGCTCTCTTTCTTCCCAGAAAAAGGAGCCCTTGTAATCACCGCTGGAGACCAAACTCAG ATGTTGAGTGATGGGCACTACAAGCAGGTGATTGGGAGGCCAATATTTGAAGGTGAGAAAGAGGACTACATTTCAATGGCTTTCCTCTATTCTCTGCCAAACAACAAGAACAATTTCCAAAAGAGTAGAGAAAGAACTATTTCACTGGGCTTGCAGCTCATATTGGCTATGATTCTGACTCTTCTGTACCATGTCCTGATTTTTgtctacaattttttttga
- the LOC137835921 gene encoding protein LATERAL BRANCHING OXIDOREDUCTASE 1-like isoform X2, producing the protein MKTSMDFRAPPPSPVASARRTSSLSNDDVFRRFLETSLRLPSINNHHQKPLPKVDFRSLCSDDALRHVISDSFTAVGCFQLLNHGIPLDVIASPAEASIAIFQVPPEKRGGATRSAESPWGFEEDDEFVWGRDKEFNLRMQRISPTGYSNFKIEKVAEKILQVIFDDSPHKVANSVDMIGGTLCSVYKHCSAKMSGECGNSVIRMLIRGNQYSHCLCLHLCDGSSEFQVYSKKGWLSFFPEKGALVITAGDQTQMLSDGHYKQVIGRPIFEGEKEDYISMAFLYSLPNNKNNFQKSRERTISLGLQLILAMILTLLYHVLIFVYNFF; encoded by the exons ATGAAGACTTCAATGGATTTCCGAGCCCCGCCGCCATCTCCCGTGGCCTCTGCCAGGCGAACCTCCTCGCTCTCCAACGACGACGTTTTCCGCCGATTCTTGGAGACCTCTCTCCGTCTCCCAAGCATCAACAACCACCACCAAAAGCCACTTCCAAAGGTTGACTTTCGCTCCTTATGCTCCGACGACGCTCTTCGTCACGTCATTTCGGACTCTTTCACTGCTGTCGGGTGCTTCCAGCTGCTCAACCATGGGATTCCACTGGACGTGATCGCGTCGCCGGCGGAAGCTTCCATCGCAATTTTCCAGGTGCCGCCGGAGAAGCGAGGCGGCGCGACGAGGTCAGCGGAGAGTCCGTGGGGTTTCGAGGAAGATGATGAGTTCGTGTGGGGAAGAGATAAGGAGTTCAACCTCAGAATGCAGCGAATTTCGCCAACCGGATATTCCAATTTCAa GATAGAGAAGGTGGCGGAGAAAATTTTGCAAGTGATATTCGATGATTCTCCCCATAAAGTTGCAAACTCTGTGGACATGATTGGTGGGACGCTTTGTTCTGTTTATAAGCACTGCTCTGCTAAGATGTCAGGAGAATGTGGTAACTCTGTGATTAGGATGCTGATTAGAGGAAACCAATACTCTCATTGCTTGTGCTTGCATCTATGTGACGGATCTTCTGAGTTTCAGGTTTACTCTAAGAAAGGTTGGCTCTCTTTCTTCCCAGAAAAAGGAGCCCTTGTAATCACCGCTGGAGACCAAACTCAG ATGTTGAGTGATGGGCACTACAAGCAGGTGATTGGGAGGCCAATATTTGAAGGTGAGAAAGAGGACTACATTTCAATGGCTTTCCTCTATTCTCTGCCAAACAACAAGAACAATTTCCAAAAGAGTAGAGAAAGAACTATTTCACTGGGCTTGCAGCTCATATTGGCTATGATTCTGACTCTTCTGTACCATGTCCTGATTTTTgtctacaattttttttga